A single region of the Populus nigra chromosome 2, ddPopNigr1.1, whole genome shotgun sequence genome encodes:
- the LOC133682629 gene encoding phosphomannomutase-like, producing the protein MAVRKPGLIALFDLDDTLTAPRKEATPSMIEFVKELRKVVAIGVVGGSDLSKISEQLGKTVINDYDYVFSENGLVAHKDGKLIGTQSLKSFLGDEKLKEFINFTLHYIADLDIPIKRGTFIELRSGMLNVSPIGRNCSQEERDEFEKYDTVHNIRPKMISVLREKLAHLNLTFSIGGQISFDVFPQGWDKTYCLRYLDEFSEIHFFGDKTYKGGNDHEIYESERTVGHTVTSPDDTVEQCKALFFA; encoded by the exons ATGGCCGTGAGAAAACCTGGTTTAATTGCTCTATTTGATCTTGATGACACTCTCACTGCTCCAAGgaag GAAGCCACCCCTAGTATGATAGAGTTCGTCAAGGAACTCCGAAag GTTGTTGCTATAGGAGTGGTGGGTGGATCTGATCTCTCTAAGATATCAGAACAGCTTGGAAAGACAG TTATTAACGACTATGATTATGTATTTTCTGAAAATGGGCTTGTTGCTCACAAAGATGGGAAGCTTATCGGCACCCAG AGCTTGAAGTCATTTCTTGGAGATGAGAAGCTCAAG GAATTTATAAACTTCACACTTCATTATATTGCTGACTTGGATATCCCCATAAAAAG GGGAACATTTATAGAATTACGAAGTGGGATGCTTAATGTGTCACCAATTGGACGGAACTGCAGCcaagaagaaagagatgaatttgaaaagtatgACACG GTTCATAACATACGCCCAAAAATGATATCTGTGCTGCGTGAAAAGTTGGCTCACCTTAACCTCACGTTTTCAATAGGGGGACAGATAAGCTTTGAT GTTTTCCCTCAAGGCTGGGACAAGACATACTGTTTGAGATACCTTGACGAGTTCAGTGAAATTCACTTCTTTGGTGACAAAACCTACAAG GGGGGAAACGATCATGAGATTTATGAATCAGAACGAACTGTGGGTCATACAG TTACCAGCCCTGATGATACAGTGGAGCAGTGTAAAGCCCTCTTCTTTGCCTGA
- the LOC133682281 gene encoding ABC transporter G family member 20-like, giving the protein MSGLGYPNMSQGEGFFPGDNNLPLFNHNNRMELQQYPRRSKPSLSPTLGELLKRVEDAQSDTSIDSTPVHHQALELGYACSSMPPSSPFVLSFNNLTYSVKVGQNMPFPVCGKEDLSHGSSETASMKVLLNDISGEAREGEIMAVLGASGSGKSTLIDALADRIAKESLKGSVTLNGEVLESRLLKVISAYVMQDDLLFPMLTVEETLMFSAEFRLPRSLSRSKKKARVQALIDQLGLRNAANTVIGDEGHRGVSGGERRRVSIGTDIVHDPILLFLDEPTSGLDSTSAFMVVKVLQRIARSGSIVIMSVHQPSYRILTVLDSLIFLSHGQTVYGGSPGGLPDFFGQFGHPIPENENRTEFALDLIRELEEAPDGTKTLVEFNKTWQTKKNPTNTTCNVSKLSLKDAISASISRGKLVSGAPNNSNLTSSVPTFANPLWAEMMVISKRSLLNAKRMPELFGIRLGAVLVTGIILATVFYHLDNSPRGAQERLGFFAFAMSTTYYTCAESIPAFLQERYIFMRETAYNAYRRSSYVLAHSLISIPSLIVLSIAFAATTFWAVGLDGGFSGFCFYFFAILSAFWAGSSFVTFLSGVVSHVMLGFTIVVAILAYFLLFSGFFISRDRVPSYWIWFHYISLVKYPYEAALQNEFHDPTKCFVRGVQMFDTTPLAAVPLSLKLNMLKSISSTLGMNITGNTCVVTGTDILRQQGITQISKWNCLWVTIAWGFFFRILFYFALLLGSKNKRR; this is encoded by the coding sequence ATGTCCGGTTTAGGATATCCAAACATGTCACAAGGAGAAGGTTTTTTTCCCGGTGACAACAACCTGCCACTCTTTAACCATAACAACCGAATGGAGCTCCAACAATATCCTAGAAGATCCAAACCTTCTCTTTCTCCTACTCTTGGTGAGCTCCTAAAGCGTGTAGAAGATGCGCAAAGCGACACCTCCATTGACAGCACTCCTGTCCATCATCAAGCCCTTGAGCTAGGCTATGCCTGTAGCTCTATGCCACCATCGAGCCcctttgttctttcttttaacaACTTAACATACAGTGTCAAAGTTGGCCAAAATATGCCGTTTCCAGTCTGTGGAAAGGAGGACTTGTCACATGGTTCTTCAGAGACAGCTAGCATGAAGGTTTTGTTGAATGATATATCAGGAGAAGCGAGAGAGGGGGAAATTATGGCTGTTCTTGGGGCTAGCGGGTCCGGAAAATCCACATTGATTGATGCACTTGCTGACCGAATTGCAAAGGAGAGCTTGAAAGGGTCTGTGACTTTGAATGGTGAGGTCTTGGAGTCAAGGCTATTGAAAGTGATATCTGCTTATGTGATGCAAGATGATCTTTTGTTTCCTATGCTTACTGTGGAAGAGACACTGATGTTCTCGGCCGAATTCAGGCTTCCCCGCTCCCTCTCCAGGtcaaaaaagaaagcaagagtTCAGGCCTTGATCGATCAGTTAGGCTTGCGGAATGCAGCCAATACTGTGATTGGAGATGAAGGACATAGAGGCGTGTCAGGAGGTGAAAGAAGAAGAGTTTCTATTGGAACTGACATTGTTCATGACCCGATTCTCTTGTTTCTTGATGAGCCAACTTCAGGGCTTGATTCAACTAGTGCTTTTATGGTTGTTAAGGTTTTGCAGCGCATCGCACGAAGCGGAAGCATTGTGATCATGTCCGTGCACCAACCAAGTTACAGAATCTTGACCGTACTTGACAGTTTGATCTTTCTTTCACATGGACAAACAGTATATGGTGGCTCTCCAGGAGGTCTTCCAGATTTCTTTGGTCAGTTTGGACATCCAATTCCTGAGAACGAGAACCGAACTGAGTTTGCGCTGGATTTGATTCGTGAACTTGAAGAAGCTCCTGATGGAACCAAGACCCTAGTTGAATTCAACAAGACATGGCAAACCAAGAAAAATCCCACGAACACAACCTGCAATGTATCCAAGCTTTCACTCAAGGACGCAATAAGTGCCAGCATTTCGAGAGGCAAACTGGTCTCCGGTGCCCCAAATAATTCAAACTTGACATCTTCAGTTCCAACCTTTGCCAATCCACTCTGGGCTGAAATGATGGTTATAAGCAAAAGATCATTACTCAATGCAAAAAGAATGCCTGAATTGTTTGGAATTCGCCTTGGCGCTGTTCTTGTTACAGGTATAATCTTGGCTACCGTTTTCTATCATCTTGACAACTCTCCCAGAGGTGCGCAAGAGCGATTGGGCTTCTTTGCTTTCGCCATGTCCACTACTTACTACACCTGTGCAGAATCTATCCCTGCCTTTCTCCAAGAACGTTATATTTTCATGAGAGAAACCGCCTACAATGCTTATCGCCGCTCTTCATACGTTCTTGCTCACTCTCTAATCTCAATTCCCTCTCTGATCGTACTTTCTATTGCCTTTGCTGCAACAACATTCTGGGCTGTAGGACTTGATGGTGGGTTTTCTGGGTTCTGCTTCTACTTCTTCGCAATCTTGTCTGCATTTTGGGCTGGAAGTTCGTTTGTTACTTTTCTTTCAGGTGTTGTCTCTCATGTTATGCTGGGTTTCACCATTGTGGTTGCCATCTTGGCATACTTTCTTCTCTTCAGTGGATTCTTCATCTCTCGAGACCGAGTCCCATCGTACTGGATATGGTTTCACTATATATCTCTGGTGAAATATCCATATGAGGCAGCTCTGCAAAATGAATTTCATGATCCAACAAAATGTTTTGTTAGGGGTGTGCAAATGTTTGACACCACACCTCTTGCTGCGGTGCCATTGTCGTTGAAATTGAATATGTTGAAGAGCATTAGCAGCACTTTGGGCATGAACATTACAGGCAACACTTGTGTAGTCACAGGAACAGATATTCTAAGGCAACAAGGGATAACACAAATAAGCAAATGGAATTGCTTGTGGGTCACTATTGCTTGGGGGTTTTTCTTCaggattcttttttattttgctttgttgTTGGGCAGCAAGAACAAGAGGAGGTAA